A single window of Archangium gephyra DNA harbors:
- a CDS encoding FG-GAP repeat domain-containing protein, with translation MSWLFLLPLAPLALAAAPTPESVDGGTPVPYATQPDLQSAPMGLYETGLALADINRDGYPDLITASGNDQGLQPLAVYLNNPQGNLFNKTQRPDWVSADSDAHMNLAVGDINGDGWLDVAVSTLAPPLGSGGVKVYFNQRGTLEKSPSFRSKDIYNSFACALGDANGDGRLDLATSDMSPLAGGSARIYFNQGGTLSTRPGWRSKPGGFGGGILFTDVQQDGFLDLVVGTPQVMVFPGSAGADGGISLPTTPGWSSREGDLVPYLSAGPVGTRGTWTLVVSRNDVQELMSGDAGTPPRYEAYVPAPDAGQPVWTSTPINLGSGVKLADVNGDGLTDLLGGSWGGLVPGSGFFQLYLGQGSTFASQPALTSAPSTRGIIQSLDAADLRQRFTCPGSWSTTLTRSQAVVTLPLPLVSGISRVSRNGRTLLPRDYTTVPGAPWISFARRLAPGDTLQVTYTHPLSVDVVMANQDCSLGDSVYSSYATVPGCGTPSKD, from the coding sequence ATGAGCTGGCTCTTCCTGTTGCCGCTGGCACCGCTCGCCCTGGCCGCCGCCCCGACTCCCGAATCCGTGGACGGTGGCACTCCCGTCCCCTACGCCACCCAGCCGGATCTCCAGAGCGCCCCCATGGGCCTCTACGAGACCGGGCTCGCCCTGGCCGACATCAACCGCGATGGCTACCCGGATCTCATCACCGCGAGCGGGAACGATCAGGGACTCCAGCCGCTCGCCGTCTACCTGAACAACCCCCAGGGCAACCTCTTCAACAAGACGCAACGGCCGGATTGGGTCTCCGCGGATTCGGACGCCCACATGAACCTCGCCGTGGGCGACATCAACGGCGATGGCTGGCTGGACGTCGCGGTGTCCACCCTCGCACCGCCCCTGGGCAGCGGCGGCGTCAAGGTCTACTTCAACCAGCGCGGCACCCTGGAGAAGAGCCCCTCCTTCCGCTCGAAGGACATCTACAACTCGTTCGCCTGCGCGCTGGGGGATGCGAACGGGGATGGCCGCCTGGATCTGGCCACGTCGGACATGTCGCCCCTCGCCGGCGGCTCCGCGCGCATCTACTTCAACCAGGGCGGGACGCTCTCCACCAGGCCCGGTTGGCGCTCGAAGCCCGGAGGGTTCGGCGGCGGCATCCTCTTCACCGACGTGCAGCAGGATGGCTTCCTGGATCTGGTGGTGGGCACCCCCCAGGTGATGGTGTTCCCGGGGAGCGCTGGCGCGGACGGTGGCATCTCCCTGCCCACCACGCCCGGATGGAGCTCCCGCGAAGGAGACCTGGTGCCCTATCTCTCCGCGGGCCCCGTGGGCACGCGGGGAACGTGGACCCTCGTCGTCTCACGCAACGACGTGCAGGAGCTCATGAGCGGCGACGCGGGCACCCCGCCCCGCTACGAGGCCTACGTCCCCGCTCCCGATGCCGGCCAGCCCGTGTGGACGTCCACGCCCATCAACCTCGGCTCCGGCGTGAAGCTGGCGGACGTCAATGGCGATGGCCTGACGGATCTGCTCGGAGGCTCCTGGGGCGGCCTCGTCCCCGGGAGCGGCTTCTTCCAACTCTACCTGGGCCAGGGCTCCACCTTCGCGAGCCAGCCCGCGCTCACTTCCGCTCCCAGCACCCGCGGCATCATCCAGTCGCTCGACGCGGCGGACCTGCGGCAACGCTTCACCTGCCCCGGCTCCTGGAGCACCACCCTCACGCGCTCGCAGGCGGTGGTGACGCTCCCGCTCCCCCTCGTCAGCGGCATCTCGCGGGTGAGCCGCAACGGCAGGACGCTGCTCCCACGCGACTACACCACCGTCCCCGGTGCGCCGTGGATCTCCTTCGCCCGGCGGCTCGCGCCCGGGGACACGCTCCAGGTGACCTATACCCATCCCCTCTCGGTGGACGTGGTCATGGCGAACCAGGACTGCTCGCTCGGCGATTCCGTCTACTCTTCCTATGCCACCGTCCCGGGCTGCGGGACCCCCTCCAAGGACTGA
- a CDS encoding response regulator — protein MGANLQNPFHILLVEDEPVIRELVRSMLSDGAVEVVCAANGIEGLKLAKSRPFQLVLMDVVLPQLDGISVCRMLKSDPSTSKVPVYMLTAKSKKSDMESATMAGADGYIQKPFKGAELMALVDRLRRVV, from the coding sequence ATGGGTGCCAACCTGCAGAATCCCTTCCACATCCTCCTGGTCGAGGACGAGCCCGTCATCCGGGAGCTCGTGCGTTCCATGTTGAGCGACGGGGCCGTGGAGGTGGTGTGCGCGGCCAATGGCATCGAGGGCTTGAAGCTGGCCAAGAGCCGCCCCTTCCAGCTCGTGCTGATGGACGTGGTGCTGCCGCAGCTGGATGGCATCTCGGTGTGCCGGATGCTCAAGAGCGACCCGTCGACGTCGAAGGTGCCCGTCTACATGCTCACCGCCAAGTCCAAGAAGTCGGACATGGAGAGCGCGACGATGGCGGGAGCGGACGGCTACATCCAGAAGCCCTTCAAGGGCGCGGAGCTGATGGCGCTGGTGGACCGGTTGCGCCGGGTGGTGTGA
- a CDS encoding PilZ domain-containing protein: protein MTPSNTPLRPQERYHPRVDANWMVKVHLGERTVLVKARDLSMAGLFLHGHPPDTTKQLSLTLPLPGIGDITATCNIVRRAAHGVALEFADLDWDHFLLLARYLHPRLP, encoded by the coding sequence ATGACGCCGTCCAACACTCCGCTCCGCCCCCAGGAGCGCTACCACCCGCGCGTGGACGCCAACTGGATGGTGAAGGTGCACCTGGGCGAGCGCACCGTGCTCGTCAAGGCGCGCGACCTGTCCATGGCGGGCCTGTTCCTCCACGGCCATCCCCCGGACACCACGAAGCAGCTGTCCCTCACCCTGCCGCTGCCCGGCATCGGGGACATCACCGCCACGTGCAACATCGTCCGCCGCGCCGCCCATGGCGTGGCGCTCGAGTTCGCCGACCTGGATTGGGATCACTTCCTGCTGCTGGCGCGCTACCTCCACCCGCGCCTGCCCTGA
- a CDS encoding ABC transporter permease → MLSLLRLVSLRHILGAPLRTGLTVLGVAVGVATMVGVMSINGSVLDAFRSTVDAIAGKADLTVAGTQVGFDESVLERVRAVPGVTHASGALTVIGPVQGAPGERLYVMGVDLLDDGHFRTYEGVDRDLGGLSDDLEFLNSTDRMLVSERFARERGLKVGDGFQLITGSGPQDFVVHALIREAGPVKAFGGSVGVMDVASAQAAFGRERTLDRIDVAVDPLVGVEAVSERLRATLGGGFEVERPSRRGGSVATMVRSFQMGLNLGSGVALLVGVFLVYNTIAISVVQRRREIGTLRALGATRLRIRALFTLEAVVLGGVGTVLGLPLGVLIGRLAIGWVSGAISSLYIQVNARDVTVGPLELGLGVALGVLGSGFAALRPALQASSVLPVEALRRDAAQGAGVGGSRLSTVLGVGCLLLVYPATWLPPPVENLPVGGYISIFLVLMGTTLLAPGVLRLLWHVYHRPGEALLGVSGRLAADNFARAPARTAVPVSALAIGVAMAVCIAGFVGSFRSAAHRWLDQSVPADLFLTSAARIAGSRNQPMAPELAEELAALPGVAQVDRVRVLPHDVLGLRAYVISLIPEIYEHHGKPQLLEGRLPTREERLAGRVLISENLSRRRNLHVEDTFEMSTPTGARTYRVAGVAVDYTSDQGVVFLAREVYQAHFQDDRVDTFELYLSDRSRLDELRRTITERWGERHQLYVLSNADLRQEATALIDEAFSVSYAMEVVAVLLALLGVVNTLLAAVLDRTREIGLLRAVGAARSHIVRLFVGEAAFIGLSGGLIGALAGLWMGVLITDVVGGQATGWSFPYIFPARLAGVMGVVSTLCAIVAGLYPARRAATLNVVEALAYE, encoded by the coding sequence ATGCTCTCGCTGCTCCGGCTCGTCTCCCTGCGTCACATCCTGGGTGCACCGCTGCGCACCGGCCTCACGGTGCTGGGGGTGGCCGTGGGAGTGGCGACCATGGTGGGGGTGATGTCCATCAACGGCTCGGTGCTGGACGCGTTCCGCTCGACGGTGGATGCCATCGCGGGGAAGGCGGACCTCACGGTGGCGGGCACGCAGGTGGGCTTCGACGAGTCCGTGCTGGAGCGGGTGCGGGCGGTGCCCGGCGTCACGCATGCCTCGGGGGCCCTGACGGTGATTGGACCGGTGCAAGGCGCGCCGGGCGAGCGCCTCTACGTCATGGGCGTGGACCTGCTGGATGACGGCCATTTCCGCACGTACGAGGGCGTGGACAGGGACCTGGGCGGGCTGTCGGACGATCTGGAGTTCCTCAACTCGACGGACCGGATGCTCGTCTCGGAGCGCTTCGCGCGCGAGCGGGGGTTGAAGGTGGGGGATGGCTTCCAGCTCATCACCGGGAGCGGGCCCCAGGACTTCGTGGTGCATGCGCTCATTCGCGAGGCGGGGCCGGTGAAGGCCTTCGGCGGCTCGGTGGGCGTGATGGACGTGGCGTCGGCGCAGGCGGCCTTCGGGCGCGAGCGGACGCTGGACCGCATCGACGTGGCGGTGGACCCGTTGGTGGGCGTGGAGGCGGTCAGCGAGCGCCTGCGCGCCACGCTGGGTGGAGGCTTCGAGGTGGAGCGCCCGTCGCGCCGGGGCGGCTCGGTGGCCACCATGGTGCGCAGCTTCCAGATGGGGCTGAACCTGGGCTCCGGGGTGGCGCTGCTGGTGGGGGTGTTCCTCGTCTACAACACCATCGCCATCAGCGTGGTGCAGCGGCGCAGGGAGATTGGAACGCTGCGGGCGCTGGGGGCCACGCGCCTGCGCATCCGGGCCCTCTTCACGCTGGAGGCGGTGGTGCTGGGCGGGGTGGGAACGGTGCTGGGGCTGCCGCTGGGCGTGCTCATCGGCCGGCTCGCCATCGGCTGGGTGTCCGGCGCCATCTCCAGCCTCTACATCCAGGTGAACGCGCGGGACGTGACGGTGGGCCCGCTGGAGCTGGGCCTGGGCGTGGCGCTCGGGGTGCTGGGCAGTGGCTTCGCGGCCCTGAGGCCGGCGCTGCAGGCCTCGAGCGTGCTCCCGGTGGAGGCGCTGCGCCGGGACGCGGCCCAGGGTGCTGGCGTGGGGGGCTCGCGCCTGTCCACGGTGCTCGGCGTGGGGTGCCTGCTGCTCGTCTACCCGGCCACGTGGCTGCCCCCGCCCGTGGAGAACCTGCCCGTGGGCGGCTACATCTCCATCTTCCTGGTGCTGATGGGGACAACGCTGCTGGCCCCGGGAGTGTTGCGGTTGCTGTGGCACGTCTACCATCGCCCGGGCGAGGCCCTGCTGGGCGTGAGTGGCCGGCTGGCGGCGGACAACTTCGCGCGAGCGCCCGCGCGCACGGCGGTCCCGGTGTCCGCGCTGGCCATCGGCGTGGCCATGGCGGTGTGCATCGCCGGCTTCGTGGGCTCGTTCCGCTCCGCGGCGCACCGGTGGCTGGACCAGTCGGTGCCGGCGGACCTCTTCCTCACTTCGGCGGCGCGCATCGCGGGCAGCCGCAATCAGCCCATGGCCCCGGAGCTGGCGGAGGAGCTCGCGGCGCTGCCCGGCGTTGCCCAGGTGGACCGGGTGCGCGTGCTGCCCCATGACGTGCTCGGCCTGCGCGCCTATGTCATCTCCCTCATCCCGGAGATCTACGAGCACCACGGCAAGCCGCAGCTGCTGGAGGGCCGCCTGCCCACGCGCGAGGAGCGGCTGGCCGGGCGGGTCCTCATCTCGGAGAACCTCTCGCGCCGGAGGAACCTGCACGTGGAGGACACCTTCGAGATGTCCACGCCCACGGGCGCGCGCACCTACAGGGTGGCCGGGGTGGCGGTGGACTACACCTCGGACCAGGGCGTCGTCTTCCTGGCGCGCGAGGTGTACCAGGCGCACTTCCAGGACGACCGGGTGGACACCTTCGAGCTGTACCTGTCGGACCGCTCGAGGCTGGACGAGCTGCGCCGCACCATCACGGAGCGGTGGGGGGAGCGCCACCAGCTCTACGTGCTGAGCAACGCGGACCTGCGCCAGGAGGCCACGGCGCTCATCGACGAGGCCTTCTCCGTCTCCTATGCGATGGAGGTGGTGGCGGTGCTGCTGGCGCTCTTGGGGGTGGTCAACACGCTGCTGGCGGCGGTGTTGGATCGGACCCGGGAGATTGGCCTGTTGAGGGCGGTGGGGGCGGCCCGGTCCCACATCGTACGGCTGTTCGTGGGGGAGGCGGCCTTCATCGGCCTGTCAGGAGGGCTCATCGGAGCGCTGGCGGGCCTTTGGATGGGGGTTCTCATCACCGATGTGGTAGGCGGTCAGGCCACGGGGTGGAGCTTTCCCTATATTTTTCCTGCCCGGCTGGCAGGAGTGATGGGGGTCGTCTCGACCCTGTGCGCCATCGTGGCCGGGCTGTATCCTGCGCGTCGTGCCGCCACCCTGAACGTGGTGGAGGCGCTCGCCTACGAGTGA
- a CDS encoding SRPBCC family protein, protein MVELEQSVLIRRPLDEVFALASDPKNDPDWSAVVEQVEATGPLGVGVHLIQRVHLLGRRAHVPVEVLEYTPPTRVVLRASIPHIQVMGWRLFEPTREGTRVIFRTQARLSGLVSLTTPLFVRTARKHLEEDLGQLRRLLESAAFPQPLQAT, encoded by the coding sequence ATGGTCGAACTGGAGCAGAGCGTGCTCATCCGGCGTCCTCTGGACGAGGTCTTCGCGCTGGCGAGTGACCCCAAGAACGACCCGGACTGGAGCGCGGTGGTGGAGCAGGTGGAGGCGACAGGGCCGCTGGGAGTCGGGGTCCATCTCATCCAGCGGGTGCACCTGCTCGGGCGGCGCGCGCACGTGCCCGTCGAGGTGCTCGAGTACACGCCTCCCACGCGCGTGGTGCTCCGGGCGAGCATCCCGCACATCCAGGTGATGGGCTGGCGCCTGTTCGAGCCGACCCGGGAGGGGACGCGGGTCATCTTCCGCACGCAGGCCCGGCTCAGTGGTCTGGTCTCCCTCACCACGCCGCTCTTCGTCCGCACCGCGAGGAAGCACCTGGAGGAGGACCTCGGGCAGTTGCGGCGTCTCCTGGAGTCCGCTGCCTTCCCGCAGCCGCTCCAGGCGACGTGA
- a CDS encoding flagellar M-ring protein FliF: MDFRRCLLLLLLCATGCGERIQHGLDERQANELQTVLVERGLDARKVPEAGKKPTWAIEVREEQSSDAVRILAELGLPRPVADEGCDVFGGGGLVRTPVEEQLCRVRVMEQGLEKTLQTVEGVILARVHLVVPAPPRPGQQPVPAKASAMLRVAPGYAETIKGSRELLRSLLAGGVEGLSAESVSLMVDEVSTRVVAPPPGASPLTRLRVLLAVLSLAVTGLSVGLILMTLRLRHYRAMAEAKPVAAPAPTRPVVTAGAARKVA; the protein is encoded by the coding sequence ATGGACTTCCGACGTTGTCTCTTGCTGCTGCTCCTGTGCGCCACGGGGTGTGGGGAGCGCATCCAGCACGGCCTGGACGAGCGCCAGGCCAACGAGTTGCAGACGGTGCTCGTCGAGCGGGGGCTCGACGCGCGCAAGGTGCCCGAGGCGGGCAAGAAGCCCACGTGGGCCATCGAGGTGAGGGAGGAACAGTCCTCGGACGCGGTGCGGATTCTCGCGGAGCTGGGGCTGCCGAGGCCCGTGGCGGACGAGGGCTGTGACGTCTTCGGCGGAGGCGGGCTGGTGCGGACGCCGGTGGAGGAGCAGCTGTGCCGGGTGAGGGTGATGGAGCAGGGGCTGGAGAAGACGCTCCAGACGGTGGAGGGGGTCATCCTCGCGCGCGTGCACCTGGTGGTCCCCGCGCCGCCGAGGCCCGGACAGCAGCCGGTGCCCGCGAAGGCCTCGGCGATGCTGCGCGTGGCACCCGGCTACGCGGAGACGATCAAGGGCTCGCGGGAGCTGTTGCGCTCGCTCCTCGCGGGCGGCGTGGAGGGGCTCTCGGCGGAGTCGGTGTCCCTGATGGTGGACGAGGTGTCCACGCGGGTGGTGGCGCCCCCGCCGGGGGCGTCTCCGCTGACACGGCTGCGGGTGCTGCTGGCGGTGCTGTCGCTGGCGGTCACGGGGCTGTCGGTGGGGTTGATCCTCATGACGCTGCGTCTGCGGCACTACCGCGCGATGGCGGAAGCGAAGCCCGTGGCTGCACCGGCTCCCACGCGTCCGGTGGTGACGGCCGGGGCCGCGCGCAAGGTGGCGTGA
- a CDS encoding cupin domain-containing protein, with product MSEKKPTASSSPLSRAADRTRATEQSQQHPLNPNSEVHGHSLSELVGMRRTGVHLLRIPPGKESFIFHSHQLEEEWMYVLSGRGIAEIDDTQHEVGPGDFLGFAAPSVGHHLRNPFSEDLVYLSGGERREMEVADFPRHNKRMIRVGGTLSFCPLDQLETITLPDSKD from the coding sequence ATGTCCGAGAAGAAGCCCACGGCGTCCAGCTCCCCGCTCTCCCGCGCCGCCGACCGCACTCGCGCCACCGAGCAGTCTCAACAGCACCCGCTCAACCCGAACTCGGAGGTCCACGGCCACTCGTTGAGTGAGCTCGTGGGCATGCGCCGCACCGGCGTGCACCTGCTGCGCATCCCTCCCGGCAAGGAGTCCTTCATCTTCCACTCGCACCAACTGGAGGAGGAATGGATGTACGTGCTGTCCGGCCGCGGCATCGCCGAAATCGACGACACACAGCACGAGGTAGGCCCGGGCGACTTCCTCGGCTTCGCCGCTCCGTCCGTCGGGCACCACCTGCGCAACCCCTTCTCCGAGGACCTCGTCTACCTCTCCGGCGGCGAGCGCCGGGAGATGGAGGTCGCCGACTTCCCACGCCACAACAAGCGCATGATCCGCGTCGGTGGGACCCTCTCCTTCTGTCCGCTCGACCAGCTGGAGACGATCACCCTTCCCGACAGCAAGGACTGA
- a CDS encoding ATP-binding protein, translating into MGREKELATLRAAASRGAAGETVLARVHGLAGLGKSALLESFAQELRREGHALVVSGRCYERESVPYKALDSLMDSLSRALSQLPRDEVRELLPEHFQALARLFPVLRLNEDSLSQQHAEPLPEDPLQARALAVRVLKELLRRIASHKPLVLLLDDLQWGDLDSARFLAELLSPPFAPPLLLVLSYRSDEAANSPCLEALRQLLEPLSWTVPPVEVALPPLSPEDSARLALERLGVEDPAARAQAERIAREAGGSPLLAEEFVRYVTSDGERATSGELSLGRVVDARVHHLPEGARQLLELLAVAGHPLEQTLALDAARPSKATLSSLAQLRSAHLLRTRATPGGVDLEVSHDRIRERLVETLQAPAIQGHHRRLAEVLEAQPQPDPERLALHLHGAGELVRASLYALSAAERAREALAFARAAELYGLALEWSQGTPVSGLPPRGELERARAEALALAGRGTEAAPLFLRLAEDAPAHEWLELQCRAIEHYMVGGRIDDGTALLGPVLERLGLSYPRSTARAVLEVVWLLARLKLRGIEFTERAESEVPPLQLQRIDLLWALGRALLNVEPTRGLLFLLRGLLLALEAGEPQRVARPLIAFGGNWLFQGSPGALESGTRDLERGAELARRLESPELLGLTDIFRGVRSFTVGQWADALAQADAGLERMRESRRDTLWEGGMARTMAMLTLDTTHRMTELRERGGDWYRVAVEQGDAYSQMTALLGTGMGLLATGDAEGACQRMREIAAAWPRTGTIQHLSVFLVEAWADLYQGQHARAWQRITQTWPQVKSAQLLRALVGRMKMYTLRACGALAHAEHDTGARQKLLASAEKDVELLARQGRSDSLPVAHLLRASIARLRGDPEGARSHLSSAIQGFDAAGMAVHAAIARHHHGGLLGGEEGRALVRTAHTVMTSHGIAEPARWASTFAPGFAAPDTR; encoded by the coding sequence GTGGGCCGTGAGAAGGAGCTGGCCACGTTGCGCGCCGCCGCCTCGCGCGGCGCGGCGGGCGAGACGGTGCTGGCCCGCGTCCACGGTCTGGCCGGGCTCGGCAAGAGCGCGCTGCTCGAATCCTTCGCCCAGGAGCTGCGCCGCGAGGGACACGCCCTCGTCGTCTCCGGCCGCTGCTACGAGCGCGAGTCCGTGCCGTACAAGGCGCTCGACAGCCTGATGGACTCGCTCAGCCGCGCCCTCTCGCAACTCCCCCGCGACGAGGTGCGCGAGCTGCTCCCCGAGCACTTCCAGGCCCTCGCCCGCCTCTTCCCCGTCCTCCGGCTCAACGAGGACTCCCTGTCCCAGCAGCACGCGGAGCCCCTTCCGGAGGACCCCCTCCAGGCCAGGGCCCTCGCCGTGCGCGTGCTGAAGGAGCTGCTGCGGCGGATCGCCTCGCACAAGCCCCTGGTGCTGCTGCTGGATGACCTCCAGTGGGGTGACCTCGACAGCGCCCGCTTCCTCGCGGAGCTGCTGTCGCCTCCCTTCGCGCCCCCGCTGCTGCTCGTGCTCAGCTACCGGAGCGACGAGGCCGCGAACAGCCCCTGCCTGGAGGCGCTGCGCCAGCTGCTGGAGCCGCTGTCGTGGACCGTCCCGCCCGTGGAGGTGGCCCTGCCGCCCCTCTCGCCCGAGGACTCCGCGCGCCTCGCCCTGGAGCGGCTGGGCGTGGAGGACCCCGCGGCTCGCGCCCAGGCCGAGCGCATCGCCCGGGAAGCCGGTGGCAGCCCGCTGCTGGCCGAGGAGTTCGTGCGCTACGTCACCTCGGACGGAGAGCGCGCCACCTCGGGAGAGCTGTCGCTCGGCCGCGTCGTCGACGCCCGCGTCCACCACCTGCCCGAGGGCGCACGCCAGCTCCTCGAGCTCCTCGCCGTGGCCGGTCATCCCCTGGAGCAGACACTCGCGCTCGACGCGGCACGGCCCTCCAAGGCCACGCTGTCGTCGCTCGCCCAGCTGCGCTCCGCCCACCTGCTTCGCACCCGCGCCACCCCCGGCGGTGTGGACCTCGAGGTGAGCCATGACCGCATCCGCGAGCGGCTCGTGGAGACCCTCCAGGCCCCCGCCATCCAGGGCCACCACCGCCGGCTCGCCGAGGTGCTGGAGGCCCAGCCTCAGCCGGATCCCGAGCGGCTCGCGCTGCACCTCCACGGTGCGGGCGAGCTCGTCCGGGCCTCCCTCTACGCCCTCAGCGCCGCCGAGCGCGCCCGCGAGGCCCTGGCCTTCGCCCGGGCCGCGGAGCTGTATGGCCTCGCCCTCGAGTGGAGCCAGGGCACGCCGGTCTCCGGCCTGCCTCCCCGCGGTGAGCTGGAGCGGGCCCGGGCCGAGGCCCTCGCGCTCGCCGGCCGTGGCACCGAGGCGGCGCCCCTCTTCCTCCGCCTCGCCGAGGACGCCCCCGCCCACGAATGGCTGGAGCTCCAGTGCCGCGCCATCGAGCACTACATGGTGGGTGGGCGGATCGACGACGGCACCGCGCTGCTCGGCCCCGTGCTCGAGCGGCTCGGCTTGAGCTACCCGCGCTCCACGGCCCGCGCGGTGCTGGAGGTCGTCTGGCTGCTGGCCCGGCTCAAGCTGCGCGGCATCGAGTTCACCGAGCGAGCCGAGTCCGAGGTGCCCCCCCTCCAGCTCCAGCGCATCGATCTGCTCTGGGCGCTGGGCCGGGCGCTGCTCAACGTGGAGCCCACGCGCGGCCTGCTCTTCCTGCTCCGGGGCCTGCTTCTGGCGCTCGAAGCCGGCGAGCCGCAGCGCGTAGCCCGTCCGCTGATCGCCTTCGGTGGCAACTGGTTGTTCCAGGGCTCCCCGGGCGCGCTGGAGTCGGGCACCCGCGACCTCGAGCGCGGCGCGGAGCTGGCCCGGCGGCTGGAGTCGCCCGAGCTGCTCGGCCTGACGGACATCTTCCGGGGCGTCCGCTCGTTCACCGTGGGCCAGTGGGCCGATGCGCTCGCCCAGGCGGATGCCGGCCTGGAGCGGATGCGCGAGAGCCGCCGGGACACCCTCTGGGAGGGCGGCATGGCGCGCACCATGGCGATGCTCACCCTGGACACCACGCATCGCATGACGGAGCTGCGCGAGCGCGGCGGAGACTGGTACCGCGTGGCCGTGGAGCAGGGGGACGCGTACTCGCAGATGACGGCGCTGCTCGGCACCGGCATGGGACTGCTCGCCACCGGAGACGCGGAGGGCGCCTGCCAGCGCATGCGGGAGATCGCCGCCGCCTGGCCCCGGACGGGCACCATCCAGCACCTCTCCGTCTTCCTCGTGGAGGCCTGGGCCGACCTCTACCAGGGACAGCACGCCCGGGCCTGGCAGCGCATCACCCAGACGTGGCCCCAGGTGAAGTCCGCGCAGCTCCTGCGTGCCCTCGTGGGCCGGATGAAGATGTACACCCTGCGCGCATGCGGCGCGCTCGCCCATGCCGAGCACGACACGGGCGCACGGCAGAAGCTGCTCGCGAGCGCCGAGAAGGACGTGGAGCTCCTCGCCCGTCAGGGGCGCAGTGACTCCCTCCCGGTGGCCCACCTGCTCCGGGCCAGCATCGCCCGTCTCCGGGGAGACCCGGAGGGAGCGCGCTCGCACCTGTCCTCGGCCATCCAGGGCTTCGACGCCGCCGGCATGGCGGTCCACGCGGCCATCGCCCGCCACCACCACGGAGGCCTCCTCGGCGGGGAGGAGGGCCGCGCCCTGGTGCGGACCGCCCACACGGTGATGACGTCCCACGGCATCGCCGAGCCCGCGCGCTGGGCCTCCACCTTCGCCCCGGGCTTCGCGGCCCCAGACACCCGATGA